One Primulina huaijiensis isolate GDHJ02 chromosome 8, ASM1229523v2, whole genome shotgun sequence genomic region harbors:
- the LOC140982965 gene encoding tubby-like F-box protein 8 isoform X1 — protein sequence MSFRSLARDLRDSFGSLSRRGFEVRLAGHHRGKSHGAVHELHDQPVVIQSSCWAGLPPELLRDVIKRLEENESTWPGRKHVVACAAVCRSWRQMCLEIVQSPELCGKLTFPVSLKQPGPRDGIVQCFIKRDKLNLNYHLFLCLSPALLVENGKFLLSAKRNRKTTCTEYVISMDADKISRSSRSYIGKLRSNFLGTKFIICDMRPQYNSSSIPASGNTSRRFYSKKVSPKVPSGSHNIAQITYELNVLGTRGPRKMQCVMHSIPVSALELGATVPGQPELFPRSLDDSFRSISFSKSIGSSTEFGSARFSDMVISSHEDRDAAKERPLVLKNKPPRWHEQLQCWCLNFRGRVTVASVKNFQLIAATQPAACAPTPSQPTQSDHDKVILQFGKVGKDMFTMDYRYPLSAFQAFAICLSSFDTKLACE from the exons ATGTCATTTCGTAGCCTAGCTCGGGACTTGAGGGATAGTTTTGGAAGCTTATCGAGACGGGGTTTTGAGGTGCGGCTTGCTGGTCATCACCGTGGTAAGTCTCATGGTGCAGTTCATGAGTTACATGATCAGCCTGTAGTCATACAGAGCAGTTGCTGGGCTGGTCTTCCTCCAGAGTTACTTCGTGACGTGATTAAGAGGTTGGAGGAGAACGAGAGTACCTGGCCTGGTCGGAAACATGTCGTTGCCTGTGCAGCTGTCTGCAGATCATGGAGGCAGATGTGCCTGGAAATTGTTCAGAGTCCCGAGCTTTGTGGAAAACTGACCTTTCCCGTGTCTCTCAaacaa CCCGGCCCGCGAGATGGAATTGTCCAGTGTTTTATTAAGAGAGACAAGCTGAATTTGAATTATCATCTGTTCCTTTGCTTAAGCCCTG CTTTACTTGTAGAGAATGGTAAATTTCTTCTTTCTGCAAAACGGAATCGCAAAACAACTTGTACAGAGTATGTAATCTCAATGGATGCGGATAAAATATCAAGGTCAAGTCGCAGTTACATTGGAAAACTTAG GTCAAATTTTCTTGGTACCAAGTTCATAATATGTGATATGCGGCCGCAATACAACAGTTCCAGTATTCCTGCTTCTGGTAATACCAGCCGTAGGTTCTACTCTAAAAAAGTGTCTCCAAAAGTCCCCAGTGGAAGTCACAATATTGCTCAAATCACATACGAACTTAATGTTCTAGGCACTCGTGGCCCACGTAAAATGCAATGTGTCATGCACTCCATCCCTGTTTCCGCACTTGAGCTTGGTGCTACTGTCCCTGGTCAACCCGAACTCTTTCCCCGATCTCTTGATGATTCATTCAGGAGTATATCCTTTTCAAAATCTATTGGTAGCTCAACAGAATTTGGCAGTGCCAGGTTTTCAGACATGGTCATTAGTTCACACGAGGACAGGGATGCCGCAAAAGAAAGACCATTGGTTCTGAAGAACAAACCGCCGAGGTGGCATGAACAGTTGCAGTGTTGGTGCCTCAATTTCAGAGGGCGGGTGACTGTTGCTtctgtcaagaatttccagCTTATCGCTGCCACGCAGCCTGCTGCTTGTGCACCTACACCATCTCAACCGACCCAATCTGATCATGATAAGGTCATTTTGCAATTCGGTAAGGTTGGTAAAGATATGTTCACCATGGATTATCGGTACCCTTTATCTGCGTTTCAGGCCTTTGCCATCTGTTTAAGCAGCTTCGACACCAAACTGGCGTGTGAATAA
- the LOC140982965 gene encoding tubby-like F-box protein 14 isoform X2, which produces MSFRSLARDLRDSFGSLSRRGFEVRLAGHHRGKSHGAVHELHDQPVVIQSSCWAGLPPELLRDVIKRLEENESTWPGRKHVVACAAVCRSWRQMCLEIVQSPELCGKLTFPVSLKQPGPRDGIVQCFIKRDKLNLNYHLFLCLSPALLVENGKFLLSAKRNRKTTCTEYVISMDADKISRSSRSYIGKLRSNFLGTKFIICDMRPQYNSSSIPASGTRGPRKMQCVMHSIPVSALELGATVPGQPELFPRSLDDSFRSISFSKSIGSSTEFGSARFSDMVISSHEDRDAAKERPLVLKNKPPRWHEQLQCWCLNFRGRVTVASVKNFQLIAATQPAACAPTPSQPTQSDHDKVILQFGKVGKDMFTMDYRYPLSAFQAFAICLSSFDTKLACE; this is translated from the exons ATGTCATTTCGTAGCCTAGCTCGGGACTTGAGGGATAGTTTTGGAAGCTTATCGAGACGGGGTTTTGAGGTGCGGCTTGCTGGTCATCACCGTGGTAAGTCTCATGGTGCAGTTCATGAGTTACATGATCAGCCTGTAGTCATACAGAGCAGTTGCTGGGCTGGTCTTCCTCCAGAGTTACTTCGTGACGTGATTAAGAGGTTGGAGGAGAACGAGAGTACCTGGCCTGGTCGGAAACATGTCGTTGCCTGTGCAGCTGTCTGCAGATCATGGAGGCAGATGTGCCTGGAAATTGTTCAGAGTCCCGAGCTTTGTGGAAAACTGACCTTTCCCGTGTCTCTCAaacaa CCCGGCCCGCGAGATGGAATTGTCCAGTGTTTTATTAAGAGAGACAAGCTGAATTTGAATTATCATCTGTTCCTTTGCTTAAGCCCTG CTTTACTTGTAGAGAATGGTAAATTTCTTCTTTCTGCAAAACGGAATCGCAAAACAACTTGTACAGAGTATGTAATCTCAATGGATGCGGATAAAATATCAAGGTCAAGTCGCAGTTACATTGGAAAACTTAG GTCAAATTTTCTTGGTACCAAGTTCATAATATGTGATATGCGGCCGCAATACAACAGTTCCAGTATTCCTGCTTCTG GCACTCGTGGCCCACGTAAAATGCAATGTGTCATGCACTCCATCCCTGTTTCCGCACTTGAGCTTGGTGCTACTGTCCCTGGTCAACCCGAACTCTTTCCCCGATCTCTTGATGATTCATTCAGGAGTATATCCTTTTCAAAATCTATTGGTAGCTCAACAGAATTTGGCAGTGCCAGGTTTTCAGACATGGTCATTAGTTCACACGAGGACAGGGATGCCGCAAAAGAAAGACCATTGGTTCTGAAGAACAAACCGCCGAGGTGGCATGAACAGTTGCAGTGTTGGTGCCTCAATTTCAGAGGGCGGGTGACTGTTGCTtctgtcaagaatttccagCTTATCGCTGCCACGCAGCCTGCTGCTTGTGCACCTACACCATCTCAACCGACCCAATCTGATCATGATAAGGTCATTTTGCAATTCGGTAAGGTTGGTAAAGATATGTTCACCATGGATTATCGGTACCCTTTATCTGCGTTTCAGGCCTTTGCCATCTGTTTAAGCAGCTTCGACACCAAACTGGCGTGTGAATAA